A single window of Granulicella mallensis MP5ACTX8 DNA harbors:
- a CDS encoding TonB-dependent receptor, with translation MKHPDISIRQRGTASVRVPLFLLFLVLFLLSGNLQAQSVQGVILGTVKDTSGALVPGATVNLRSLDEGTVRTTQSNTSGDYSFLDTKAGHYTLEVSFNGFEKWTATDITLAVRQQLRVNASMVVGSIQQEVQVSGDTVSTIDTDTPTINAVYNAEDVANLPVNTRASANGTSALSIVGTLPGVQADHGQFALQGGLPFETEVSVDGITIKGATGNGPLADAFPSSESISELRADGAMNSAEFGDPGEIIATTKAGTNKIHGSVFWYHQNAAFDAIPYTDPITTTKPKLIGNTYGASFGGPVVIPHLYDGHNKTFIFGVYEGWRHPSQTQESYTVPSTLMKQGDFSKYMVLGQDGKTYVPLAGLTNPFTGASYGTKLPSVNAAAQQLLSFYPDPNVGDPTSYTDNGIANYNVNKDSSGRSDQFDIRADQYFGSNQKFLLWGRYTWKDYPINTPEPLAVPSAQNTNSNRVLKISANWTIKPNLINETGFGYTLNTSGKTDSFDGKGFTQGLGLSGLQNLFYNGIPELDFNHLSHLNADRLSSLTKSNTYDYSDTLTWSKGHHEFKFGGSIQTVEAITPLGFNGSDNYGTFQFNTSGSAGLFTGVDFADFLTGLPYQTFYDVVQQDNDGKSTHYQFFALDQWKASDKLTLSYGIRYELQPGYFDPGGDIGNFDPNVPLSGRAIYPDGKSSLLARSFLASANACDPDGVNNTNSATINGAPCMPVETNSQAGFPAGLKHYPHLRFMPRFGFAYRPFNDEKTSIRGGFGLYNVTLLGSNFYSLTGTLQAQTSQYTNTYNSTTHAIGFQWPEIFSGAGNGGGCSTCYGTSYFGTANSTNWKDPYTEQWSLSIDHDFGSGYAGHLSYIGSETHQLVWAPDENTLPFSNTTPATNQPFSARLFPNWGRINTRATGANESLHSLQAEFNHRLRNGLEFDSSWTYSRALADNQGPANVGYASESGGSRATSILDRHADFGNVYGTRRNRWNTSMVYDLPFGRGREFGTHMSRLADAVVGGWRLSNIFLWQTGPFESPYYPDGQGDASGTGSGLDGTITGFDGGHRDQYPDRVAGVSWKPAHQSRTQWVNPAAFTCPGYAGWTPGTPCTTGSGSGPFPNPIGRFGNAGVGSIVGPGTVNLSTGLSKVFSITDRVKLRAEGTFTDVLNHANLGDPNMDISSPSFGLVTNTIQMDSGGARSGQVSMRIDF, from the coding sequence ATGAAGCATCCAGACATCTCCATCCGCCAACGCGGGACTGCCTCTGTCCGCGTACCCCTCTTTCTTTTGTTCCTGGTTCTGTTTTTGCTGTCCGGCAATCTGCAGGCGCAGTCGGTTCAGGGCGTCATCCTCGGAACGGTCAAAGATACGAGCGGCGCCCTTGTCCCCGGAGCGACGGTCAATCTGCGTAGCCTTGACGAAGGCACCGTCCGCACGACGCAGTCCAACACCTCCGGCGATTACTCGTTCCTCGACACGAAGGCCGGGCACTACACGCTCGAGGTCTCGTTTAACGGGTTTGAGAAGTGGACGGCAACCGACATCACGCTCGCCGTCCGTCAGCAGCTCCGTGTGAATGCCTCGATGGTGGTGGGAAGCATTCAGCAGGAGGTCCAGGTCTCAGGCGATACGGTCAGCACGATTGATACGGATACTCCGACGATCAATGCGGTCTACAACGCAGAGGACGTCGCTAACCTGCCAGTCAACACGCGCGCCAGTGCCAATGGCACCAGCGCGTTGAGCATTGTGGGTACTCTTCCAGGTGTGCAGGCTGACCACGGCCAGTTTGCCTTGCAGGGTGGGTTGCCGTTTGAGACGGAAGTCTCCGTCGATGGCATTACCATCAAGGGCGCGACCGGCAACGGTCCTCTTGCCGATGCCTTTCCCTCTTCCGAATCGATCTCTGAGTTGCGCGCAGATGGCGCGATGAACAGCGCGGAGTTCGGCGATCCGGGCGAGATTATTGCGACCACCAAGGCCGGAACCAACAAGATCCACGGTTCCGTGTTCTGGTACCACCAGAATGCCGCCTTCGATGCCATTCCTTATACCGATCCGATCACCACGACCAAACCGAAGCTGATTGGCAATACCTATGGTGCCAGCTTCGGAGGTCCAGTCGTTATTCCTCACCTCTACGACGGGCACAACAAGACGTTTATCTTTGGTGTTTATGAAGGATGGAGACACCCCTCTCAGACGCAGGAATCGTACACCGTTCCCAGCACCCTGATGAAGCAGGGTGACTTTTCGAAGTACATGGTCCTGGGACAGGATGGGAAGACGTATGTTCCGCTTGCAGGCCTGACCAATCCCTTTACCGGCGCCAGCTATGGAACTAAGCTGCCTTCGGTCAATGCGGCTGCGCAACAACTGCTCTCGTTCTATCCCGATCCGAATGTTGGTGATCCAACGTCCTATACCGACAATGGAATCGCTAACTACAACGTCAATAAGGATTCCAGCGGGCGTTCCGACCAATTCGATATTCGTGCCGATCAGTATTTCGGTTCCAACCAAAAGTTTCTTCTCTGGGGTAGATACACCTGGAAGGACTATCCCATTAACACGCCTGAGCCTCTGGCGGTTCCATCGGCACAGAACACGAACTCAAATCGTGTTTTGAAGATCAGTGCCAACTGGACCATCAAGCCGAATCTCATTAATGAGACCGGGTTTGGTTATACCCTCAACACCAGCGGAAAGACCGATAGCTTTGACGGTAAGGGCTTCACGCAGGGCCTGGGGCTTAGTGGTCTGCAAAACCTCTTCTACAACGGCATTCCTGAGCTCGACTTCAATCACCTCAGCCATCTGAATGCCGATCGTTTGAGCTCTCTCACGAAGTCCAATACTTATGACTACTCGGATACCCTGACCTGGTCGAAGGGCCATCATGAGTTCAAGTTTGGCGGAAGCATCCAGACGGTGGAAGCGATTACGCCCCTTGGTTTCAATGGCTCCGATAACTACGGAACCTTCCAGTTCAATACCAGCGGCAGCGCCGGCCTGTTCACAGGTGTGGACTTCGCCGACTTCCTTACAGGTCTTCCCTATCAGACCTTTTACGACGTCGTGCAGCAGGACAACGACGGAAAATCGACCCACTATCAGTTCTTCGCGCTGGACCAATGGAAGGCCAGCGACAAGCTGACACTGAGCTACGGCATACGGTATGAATTGCAGCCTGGCTACTTCGATCCGGGCGGAGATATTGGAAACTTCGATCCCAATGTCCCTCTGTCCGGTCGTGCCATCTATCCCGATGGGAAGTCCAGCCTGTTGGCACGGAGCTTCCTGGCCAGCGCCAATGCCTGCGATCCGGATGGCGTCAACAATACCAACTCGGCAACCATCAACGGCGCTCCCTGTATGCCGGTGGAGACCAATAGTCAGGCTGGCTTTCCCGCAGGCCTGAAGCATTATCCTCATCTGCGCTTCATGCCGCGTTTCGGTTTTGCTTATCGCCCATTCAATGACGAAAAGACTTCGATTCGCGGTGGTTTCGGTCTGTACAACGTTACCTTGCTTGGATCGAACTTCTACTCTCTGACGGGAACCCTGCAGGCGCAGACGTCGCAATACACCAACACCTATAACTCCACGACGCATGCGATTGGCTTCCAGTGGCCTGAGATCTTTTCTGGCGCAGGCAATGGCGGTGGCTGCTCAACCTGCTACGGAACGAGCTACTTCGGAACGGCGAACAGCACGAATTGGAAAGACCCTTATACCGAGCAATGGTCGTTGAGCATCGATCACGACTTCGGTTCGGGTTACGCGGGACACCTGTCGTATATCGGTTCGGAGACACACCAGCTGGTCTGGGCACCGGATGAAAACACTCTTCCGTTCTCCAACACCACACCGGCAACGAACCAGCCATTCAGCGCACGCCTGTTCCCGAACTGGGGACGTATCAACACTCGCGCCACCGGAGCCAACGAAAGCCTCCATTCGCTTCAGGCGGAGTTCAATCACCGTCTCCGCAATGGGCTGGAGTTTGATTCCTCCTGGACCTATTCCAGGGCGCTTGCCGACAACCAGGGGCCTGCCAACGTTGGCTATGCGAGTGAAAGCGGAGGCTCACGCGCCACCTCGATCCTCGATCGCCATGCCGACTTTGGAAACGTCTACGGCACACGCCGCAACCGCTGGAATACGTCGATGGTGTACGACCTTCCCTTTGGCCGCGGACGTGAGTTTGGAACGCATATGTCCCGGCTTGCGGATGCGGTTGTGGGCGGATGGAGACTCTCGAATATCTTCCTCTGGCAGACTGGACCCTTCGAGTCGCCTTATTACCCAGACGGACAGGGTGACGCCTCTGGTACTGGCTCTGGTTTGGATGGTACGATCACCGGTTTCGACGGTGGTCATCGTGACCAATACCCAGACCGGGTAGCGGGAGTGAGCTGGAAGCCAGCCCATCAAAGCCGCACACAGTGGGTCAATCCCGCAGCGTTTACCTGCCCCGGATATGCGGGATGGACGCCCGGCACGCCTTGCACGACCGGTAGTGGCTCAGGGCCTTTCCCCAATCCAATCGGCCGTTTCGGTAATGCGGGCGTTGGCTCGATTGTCGGGCCGGGAACAGTCAATCTCTCTACTGGGCTCAGCAAGGTCTTTTCGATTACCGATCGGGTCAAGCTGAGAGCGGAAGGCACCTTTACCGACGTGCTCAACCACGCCAATCTTGGAGATCCGAATATGGATATCAGCTCTCCGAGCTTTGGCCTGGTCACCAATACGATTCAGATGGATTCGGGTGGCGCGCGTTCGGGCCAGGTTTCCATGCGTATCGACTTCTAA
- a CDS encoding B12-binding domain-containing radical SAM protein: MAQVLLTHSYHLPYDAKQLRKMQPYTPIGTLYAATALRESDISVAVFDSMLEEPSATFAAMLEQHQPKIVAVYEDDFNFLSKMCLTRMREVAWEIAKAARAVGAVVIMHGSDSTDNPALFLENGFDYVLCGEAEKTLVQLCTSILNSEAIPEIEGMARLDSAGSLVQNPQRLAKNPSWSELSRPSRDLIDLEPYRAAWTKAHGYFSTNMVSSRGCPYRCNWCAKPISGNKFHLRPAATVAEEMKQLKREAGVQHIWFGDDVFALNQHWMQEFAEEVTKRDAAVPFKIQSRADLMSEQTVQALKAAGCAEVWMGVESGSQTVLNAMDKGLSLPAVIVARRRLKVAGIRACFFLQLGYPGETWTELQETIDFVRETRPDDIGVSFSYPLPGTVFYERVRTQLGQKRNWTDSDDLCIMFRAAYTTDFYRVVRDALHAEVASWRESEVSSETEAHIDALWRRVDELESVSRDAEALSPEGISDFASSAAAPVEQLVQLRGA; this comes from the coding sequence TTGGCACAAGTCTTACTGACGCATTCGTATCATCTTCCCTACGACGCGAAGCAACTGCGCAAGATGCAGCCCTATACTCCGATCGGCACGCTCTATGCGGCGACGGCGCTGCGGGAAAGTGATATCTCCGTCGCGGTGTTTGACTCGATGCTCGAAGAGCCGTCCGCAACGTTTGCTGCCATGCTGGAGCAGCATCAGCCTAAGATCGTGGCCGTCTATGAAGACGACTTCAATTTTCTCTCGAAGATGTGTCTCACGCGCATGAGGGAAGTGGCGTGGGAGATTGCGAAAGCAGCGCGTGCAGTTGGTGCCGTCGTCATTATGCACGGTTCCGATTCGACAGATAATCCGGCACTCTTTCTGGAGAACGGCTTCGACTACGTGCTCTGCGGAGAAGCAGAGAAGACGCTGGTGCAACTCTGCACTTCCATCCTGAATAGCGAAGCCATACCGGAGATCGAAGGGATGGCACGCCTCGATTCAGCAGGTTCTCTCGTTCAAAATCCGCAGCGGCTGGCCAAGAATCCCTCCTGGTCGGAGCTCTCCCGTCCTTCGCGCGATCTGATCGACCTGGAGCCCTATCGCGCTGCATGGACGAAGGCGCATGGGTACTTCTCGACGAACATGGTTTCCAGCCGCGGATGCCCTTACCGCTGCAATTGGTGCGCGAAGCCGATCTCGGGCAATAAGTTCCATCTGCGTCCTGCTGCCACTGTTGCCGAAGAGATGAAGCAACTGAAGAGGGAAGCCGGCGTTCAGCATATCTGGTTCGGCGATGATGTCTTTGCTCTGAATCAACACTGGATGCAGGAATTCGCCGAGGAAGTTACGAAAAGAGATGCGGCTGTTCCGTTCAAAATCCAATCTCGTGCGGACCTGATGAGCGAGCAGACGGTCCAAGCACTGAAGGCCGCAGGCTGCGCTGAAGTATGGATGGGCGTCGAATCGGGATCGCAAACCGTGCTCAACGCGATGGACAAAGGCCTGAGCCTGCCCGCCGTCATTGTGGCTCGCCGCCGCCTGAAAGTGGCCGGCATTCGTGCCTGTTTTTTCCTGCAGCTTGGTTATCCGGGAGAGACCTGGACGGAGTTACAGGAGACGATTGACTTTGTTCGCGAGACGCGCCCTGATGATATTGGAGTCTCCTTTTCGTATCCGTTGCCGGGAACTGTGTTCTACGAGCGTGTGAGGACGCAACTCGGGCAGAAGCGTAACTGGACCGATAGCGATGATCTCTGCATCATGTTCAGGGCCGCCTATACGACCGATTTCTATCGTGTCGTGCGTGATGCCCTGCATGCGGAGGTGGCTTCCTGGCGTGAGTCAGAGGTCTCGAGCGAGACAGAGGCCCACATTGATGCGCTTTGGCGCAGGGTCGATGAACTGGAATCCGTGAGCCGCGATGCGGAGGCCTTGTCTCCGGAGGGTATCTCCGATTTTGCTTCCTCTGCTGCAGCCCCTGTCGAGCAATTAGTGCAGCTCAGGGGAGCATAG